The following coding sequences are from one Leptolyngbya sp. NIES-3755 window:
- a CDS encoding hypothetical protein (hypothetical protein S7335_1639;~similar to AA sequence:cyanobase_aa:LBDG_10850) — protein MKAGQNLANAPKTIKVGGLLLLSIVGMISIGQAREIRVRVNRWLSLQQLNGQVRFWQRGNSRTARSGDRLQAVGDGVTTGNNSSVVLAIDLGIGQLNVSERTRVNVRALESTANGGRVTRLVVPTGRVQLKVRPFSNPDSQLDIETPAGVAGVRGTQFGINVQRSGKMSIATAQGKVASIAQGQNVLVDSGFQNFTIPGEPPSEPVPITNDTSLKYEFVRQIDREVRRLRLVGQVDPVNSVLVNRVEQNTDRNGRFSVELDAISFPTIQVTVVTPLGRRQDYDLAF, from the coding sequence ATGAAGGCTGGTCAAAATTTGGCTAATGCTCCGAAAACTATAAAAGTGGGTGGTCTACTGCTTTTATCGATCGTGGGAATGATCTCGATCGGACAAGCACGAGAAATCCGAGTTCGAGTCAATCGCTGGTTAAGCTTACAGCAATTGAATGGACAGGTCAGATTTTGGCAGCGTGGCAATTCAAGAACAGCGCGATCGGGCGATCGATTGCAAGCGGTGGGAGATGGAGTCACGACAGGTAACAATTCGAGCGTTGTGTTAGCGATCGACTTAGGCATCGGACAATTGAATGTTTCTGAACGCACCAGAGTCAATGTTCGCGCCCTGGAATCGACCGCAAATGGGGGACGAGTCACCCGATTGGTGGTTCCGACGGGGCGAGTTCAACTCAAAGTTCGTCCCTTTAGCAATCCTGATTCACAGCTTGACATTGAAACCCCTGCGGGAGTGGCAGGAGTGCGAGGAACACAATTTGGCATCAATGTTCAGCGCAGCGGCAAGATGAGCATTGCAACAGCACAAGGAAAAGTGGCATCGATCGCGCAAGGACAAAACGTACTGGTCGATTCCGGGTTTCAGAACTTTACGATTCCTGGAGAGCCACCGTCTGAACCTGTGCCGATTACGAATGATACGAGCTTGAAATATGAATTTGTCAGACAAATCGATCGAGAAGTGAGACGACTGCGCTTAGTCGGACAAGTCGATCCGGTGAATAGTGTCTTAGTGAATAGAGTCGAGCAGAACACCGATCGCAATGGTAGATTTAGTGTCGAACTGGATGCGATCTCGTTTCCTACGATTCAGGTAACGGTCGTGACTCCGCTAGGACGACGACAAGACTATGATCTGGCGTTTTAG
- a CDS encoding response regulator receiver protein (similar to AA sequence:cyanobase_aa:LBDG_10840), with amino-acid sequence MQHILLIDDEIDIRMVVKATLELVGGMQVSVAICGLEGLQKAELEQPDAILLDMMLPDMDGAMTLKKLRQNPKTAQIPVIFLTAKTQIAQQQKFIDSGAIAVITKPFDPALLSDQVATALGWS; translated from the coding sequence ATGCAACACATTCTGCTGATTGATGACGAGATCGACATTCGGATGGTCGTCAAAGCGACATTGGAACTCGTGGGTGGAATGCAGGTGAGTGTTGCAATCTGTGGACTAGAAGGCTTACAGAAAGCAGAATTAGAGCAACCGGATGCCATTTTGCTGGATATGATGCTGCCAGATATGGATGGAGCGATGACACTCAAGAAACTTCGGCAGAATCCAAAGACGGCTCAGATCCCAGTGATTTTTTTAACGGCTAAAACACAGATAGCTCAACAGCAGAAATTTATCGACTCTGGTGCGATCGCAGTCATTACTAAGCCGTTTGATCCGGCATTGTTATCCGATCAAGTTGCAACGGCTCTAGGTTGGTCTTAA
- a CDS encoding multi-sensor signal transduction histidine kinase (similar to AA sequence:cyanobase_aa:LBDG_10830), which translates to MEGSTQISIDTLRLLLIEDSEDDAILLLSVLRKAGYHLMSERVATLDALQFALTTQSWDLILADYVLPKFTAQDALELLHATQLDIPFIVISGVMGEETATAIMRSGAQDYLLKDRLSRLVPAIDRELRDAHIRRAKRQAEADLRQAYAGLEVLVQQRTAELQIANESLQQLAAIVESSNDAIISTSLDGMVLSWNRGAETTYGYSKAEAVGREINPLVRSITEQQRTIHHRKDGQAIDVFLTISPVRSSNGMITAQSWIVRDITELRAVEKMKDEFISIVSHELRTPLTSIRASLGLLLMGKLGALPDASLPFLEVAVNNTDRLMRLINDMLDLERLNAGEITLSRQSCNLADLMQQAIGVMQGSADEANIQLNCRVLSVTVMVDHDRILQTLTNLLSNAIKFSVANGTVELTAEQSSGEVQIAVKDQGRGIPSDKIERIFERFQQVDASDSRQQGGTGLGLAICRSIVQQHGGRIWVESVLGVGSTFYFTLPI; encoded by the coding sequence ATGGAAGGCTCTACGCAGATCTCGATCGATACCTTGCGCCTGCTTTTAATCGAAGACTCAGAAGACGATGCGATCCTGCTCCTGAGTGTCCTTCGCAAAGCAGGCTATCATCTCATGTCTGAACGTGTGGCAACGCTTGACGCGCTCCAGTTTGCACTCACTACTCAATCTTGGGATCTGATCCTTGCTGACTATGTTTTGCCTAAGTTTACGGCTCAAGACGCTTTAGAACTGTTACATGCGACGCAATTGGATATTCCATTCATTGTCATTTCGGGCGTGATGGGAGAAGAAACGGCGACTGCCATTATGAGATCTGGCGCACAGGATTACCTGTTAAAAGACCGTTTGAGCCGCTTAGTGCCCGCAATCGATCGAGAACTCCGAGATGCCCACATTCGTCGTGCGAAACGGCAAGCAGAAGCCGATCTGCGTCAAGCGTATGCAGGATTAGAAGTCTTAGTGCAACAACGCACCGCAGAATTGCAAATCGCGAATGAATCGTTGCAACAACTCGCCGCGATCGTAGAATCGTCCAATGATGCAATTATCAGTACAAGCTTAGATGGAATGGTACTGAGTTGGAATCGAGGAGCCGAAACAACGTATGGTTACTCCAAAGCAGAAGCGGTTGGACGAGAAATCAATCCCTTAGTTCGTTCAATCACAGAACAGCAAAGAACCATTCATCACCGCAAAGATGGACAAGCGATCGATGTTTTTCTCACGATTTCGCCTGTGCGATCGTCAAATGGCATGATCACTGCACAGTCTTGGATTGTTCGAGACATTACCGAACTTCGGGCAGTCGAAAAGATGAAAGACGAATTTATCTCGATCGTCAGTCATGAGCTTCGGACTCCCTTAACTTCGATTCGGGCTTCACTCGGCTTATTGTTGATGGGAAAGCTCGGAGCATTACCAGACGCGAGTTTGCCCTTTCTTGAAGTTGCAGTGAATAATACCGATCGCTTGATGCGATTGATCAATGACATGCTCGATTTAGAGCGACTGAATGCAGGCGAAATTACTCTTTCTCGGCAGTCTTGTAATCTAGCAGATTTGATGCAACAAGCGATCGGAGTGATGCAGGGAAGTGCCGATGAAGCGAACATTCAACTCAACTGTCGAGTGCTTTCAGTAACAGTGATGGTAGATCACGATCGAATTTTGCAAACTTTGACGAATCTCCTAAGCAATGCAATTAAGTTCTCTGTTGCAAATGGAACAGTCGAACTCACCGCAGAACAATCTTCTGGAGAAGTTCAGATTGCGGTGAAAGATCAAGGTCGTGGCATTCCGAGTGACAAGATAGAGCGAATTTTTGAGCGGTTTCAACAAGTCGATGCGTCTGATTCGAGACAACAAGGGGGAACGGGATTAGGACTCGCAATCTGCCGCAGTATTGTTCAGCAGCACGGTGGACGGATCTGGGTTGAGAGTGTGTTAGGAGTAGGAAGCACATTTTATTTTACATTGCCGATCTAA
- a CDS encoding winged helix family two component transcriptional regulator (similar to AA sequence:cyanobase_aa:LBDG_10820), whose amino-acid sequence MRILLVEDDPQVSAVLASTLVNQSHVVDVAIDGQQGWELLQFCPYELVLLDVMLPKLDGISFCRQVRAYKQDILIMLLTARNEQADRVLGLDAGADDYMVKPFDPEELIARVRALQRRGISSAPILAWGKLRLEPDRRRVTYADQALNLRPKEYALLELFLRNPQRIFSRREILDRLWSLEDEPPDEATIKAHIKGIRRALRTVEAEHLIQTLYGQGYGLSPQVEEPAPKADRTQAIVAEIWQQVKGLSFDRLSVLQSAVKVLKRGEFSEELRSDAAQNSHRLAGALGMFGFSEGSQVALQLEHLFESGDLTDFHEIERTDELIQYLQDYLKVQDQAKTIEPKFQAASISGTPIQARVLAIDDDESLIVLLQEVLRPFGVEIIPLHSPSQLWQVLNEIQPDLVLLDVQMPEVNGFELCKAIRASEQWRWLPIIFLTVCQDFQTQSQVFEIGADDYLMKPVVPSVLATRIFNRISRLQVIQQSAIAALQHPAVLPSL is encoded by the coding sequence ATGAGAATTTTATTAGTTGAAGATGATCCGCAGGTTTCGGCTGTGTTGGCATCTACCCTTGTGAATCAAAGTCATGTGGTGGATGTTGCGATTGATGGACAACAAGGATGGGAACTGCTACAGTTTTGTCCGTATGAGTTAGTGTTGCTAGATGTGATGCTGCCGAAGTTAGATGGTATTAGCTTTTGTCGGCAGGTCAGAGCTTACAAGCAAGATATTTTGATCATGCTGTTAACGGCTCGGAATGAGCAAGCAGATCGAGTATTAGGATTGGATGCTGGGGCGGATGATTATATGGTGAAGCCCTTTGATCCAGAGGAATTAATTGCACGAGTCCGAGCACTTCAACGACGAGGTATCAGTTCTGCTCCGATTTTGGCATGGGGCAAATTGCGACTAGAACCCGATCGACGCAGAGTGACGTATGCAGACCAAGCGCTAAATCTGCGACCTAAAGAGTATGCGCTACTAGAGTTATTTCTTCGCAATCCTCAGCGAATTTTTAGTCGGCGGGAAATCCTCGATCGATTATGGTCACTTGAAGATGAACCCCCGGATGAAGCAACCATCAAGGCACACATCAAAGGGATTCGACGCGCTCTGAGAACGGTTGAGGCAGAGCATTTGATTCAAACGCTGTATGGTCAGGGATATGGACTAAGTCCGCAGGTCGAAGAGCCAGCACCAAAAGCCGATCGAACTCAAGCGATCGTAGCGGAAATTTGGCAGCAGGTGAAAGGATTGAGCTTCGATCGACTGAGTGTGCTGCAATCTGCCGTGAAGGTACTGAAGCGCGGAGAATTTTCAGAGGAACTTCGGTCTGATGCGGCTCAAAACTCACATCGGTTGGCAGGTGCACTGGGAATGTTCGGTTTTTCAGAAGGCTCACAAGTCGCACTACAACTGGAACACTTGTTTGAATCCGGTGATTTAACAGATTTTCATGAGATTGAGCGAACTGATGAATTGATTCAGTATCTACAGGACTATCTGAAAGTTCAGGATCAAGCAAAAACCATTGAGCCTAAATTTCAAGCTGCCAGTATTTCTGGAACACCGATTCAAGCGAGAGTTTTAGCGATCGATGATGATGAATCTCTGATTGTTCTATTGCAGGAAGTCTTGCGTCCTTTCGGAGTTGAGATCATTCCACTTCATTCACCGAGCCAACTCTGGCAAGTTCTCAACGAGATTCAGCCTGATTTGGTGTTACTTGATGTTCAGATGCCCGAAGTCAATGGGTTTGAACTGTGTAAGGCGATTCGTGCCAGTGAACAATGGCGATGGCTGCCGATTATCTTTTTAACCGTCTGTCAAGACTTTCAAACTCAGAGCCAAGTGTTCGAGATTGGTGCGGATGATTACTTGATGAAGCCTGTAGTACCCTCGGTTTTAGCCACTCGGATTTTTAATCGAATTTCGAGACTGCAAGTGATTCAGCAATCCGCGATCGCAGCTTTACAACACCCTGCTGTTCTACCTTCTTTGTGA
- a CDS encoding adenylate kinase (similar to AA sequence:cyanobase_aa:LBDG_02310), giving the protein MIDSIISHRKHRAKRSQFQKFPCFSHSSSIVLSYKNQRVRLAQLLMAQRTMTMQFILLGLEPKTVDRQALILSERLGIPQISMQRLFSRFMRDRLSEELQAIQQPDALTSQEAVKLAMLEVRLRQPDARQGWILTDFPTCVTQAKSLNLFLEYMGYPQVRAIHLTRSHSPELSAIVEYYQMLNCLIPIDVETTAQITQEIIDEYLQIATYVSCSQQ; this is encoded by the coding sequence ATGATTGATAGTATTATTTCTCACAGGAAGCATCGAGCAAAACGATCGCAGTTCCAGAAATTCCCATGTTTTTCACATTCTTCTTCTATTGTTCTCTCATATAAAAATCAACGAGTTCGATTAGCTCAATTATTGATGGCACAGAGAACAATGACGATGCAGTTTATTCTTTTAGGGCTTGAACCGAAGACCGTCGATCGACAAGCGTTGATTTTATCGGAACGGTTGGGAATTCCGCAGATTTCGATGCAGCGATTATTTTCACGATTTATGCGCGATCGCTTAAGTGAAGAACTCCAAGCGATTCAACAACCCGATGCCCTCACTTCCCAAGAAGCGGTCAAACTTGCCATGTTAGAAGTTCGGCTGCGACAACCCGATGCCCGTCAAGGGTGGATTCTCACCGATTTTCCGACCTGTGTGACTCAAGCAAAATCGCTCAATCTGTTCTTGGAATACATGGGCTATCCGCAAGTTCGTGCCATTCATCTCACGCGATCGCACTCCCCAGAACTTTCGGCGATCGTTGAATACTATCAAATGCTCAATTGTTTGATTCCAATCGATGTAGAAACAACGGCTCAGATCACTCAGGAAATCATTGATGAATACTTGCAAATTGCAACTTACGTATCCTGTTCACAACAATAG
- a CDS encoding carbamoyl-phosphate synthase, large subunit (similar to AA sequence:cyanobase_aa:LBDG_54360) translates to MPRRQDLHKILLIGSGPIVIGQACEFDYSGTQACKALRDEGFEVILVNSNPATIMTDPETADRTYIEPLTPELVEQIIIKERPDALLPTMGGQTALNLAVSLAKSGVLEKYNVELIGAKLPAIEMAEDRKLFKQAMERIGVGVCPSGLAETLEESKAIGQQIGSYPLIIRPAFTMGGSGGGIAYNQQEFEEIAQSGLDASPVSQILIEKSLLGWKEYELEVMRDLADNVVIICSIENLDPMGIHTGDSITVAPAQTLTDKEYQRLRDASIKIIREIGVETGGSNIQFAVNPVTGEVVVIEMNPRVSRSSALASKATGFPIAKMAAKLAVGYTLDEIPNDITKKTPASFEPTIDYVVTKIPRFAFEKFPGSQPYLTTQMKSVGEAMAIGRTFQESFQKALRSLEVGRAGWGCDKQEVLPSLEQIRSGLRTPNPDRIFTVRHAMLMGMLVDEIFELTNIDPWFLDKLADLLETEKALKRSSLKDLTVEKLLDIKKKGFSDRQIAFATKTTEDEVRTHRKSLNIIPVYKTVDTCAAEFEAFTPYYYSTYEEENEVLPSDKRKVMILGGGPNRIGQGIEFDYCCCHASFALREDGFETIMVNSNPETVSTDYDTSDRLYFEPLTKEDVLNIIEAEQPEGVIIQFGGQTPLKLAVPLDEFLKLGTVSTKIWGTSPDSIDTAEDRERFEKILRELDIQQPANGIARDYSDAKKVAREIGYPVVVRPSYVLGGRAMEIVYSDRELERYMTYAVQVEPDHPILVDRFLENAIEVDVDAIADHTGAVVIGGIMEHIEQAGIHSGDSACSIPTVTLSQEIVDRIRTWTIQLAKALKVVGLMNIQFAVQGDQVYIIEANPRASRTVPFVSKAIGVPLAKMASRIMSGKTLADLQFTEEVIPPHISVKEAVLPFDKFPGTDTILGPEMRSTGEVMGIDSDFGKSYAKAELAASQRLPRQGTVFVSMNDREKAAVVPAVKELMELGFKVVATSGTRKALKEHGLDVELVLKLHEGRPHVLDSIKNEQIQLIINTPAGQEAHEDDRLIRRTALTYKIPMITTIAGAKATAAAIRSLQAEKLTVTSLQEYLAR, encoded by the coding sequence ATGCCCCGTCGCCAAGACCTCCATAAGATTCTGTTAATCGGTTCCGGTCCGATTGTGATCGGGCAAGCCTGTGAGTTTGACTATTCTGGAACTCAAGCCTGTAAAGCCCTCCGGGATGAAGGATTTGAAGTAATTCTGGTGAATTCAAATCCAGCAACGATCATGACTGACCCGGAAACTGCCGATCGGACTTATATTGAGCCGCTAACGCCTGAACTGGTTGAGCAAATTATTATCAAAGAGCGCCCGGATGCGTTGCTGCCAACGATGGGCGGTCAGACTGCACTGAATTTGGCGGTGTCTCTGGCGAAAAGTGGTGTTTTAGAAAAATACAACGTTGAATTGATTGGGGCGAAGTTGCCTGCGATCGAGATGGCGGAAGATCGCAAACTATTTAAACAGGCGATGGAGCGAATTGGGGTGGGCGTGTGTCCGTCTGGATTGGCAGAAACGCTAGAGGAATCAAAAGCGATCGGGCAACAAATCGGTTCGTATCCGTTGATTATTCGCCCGGCATTTACGATGGGCGGTTCTGGGGGTGGAATTGCGTATAACCAACAAGAATTTGAAGAAATTGCTCAATCTGGATTAGATGCGAGTCCGGTTTCACAAATTCTGATCGAGAAGTCGCTGCTCGGTTGGAAGGAATACGAACTCGAAGTCATGCGCGATCTGGCGGATAACGTCGTGATCATTTGTTCGATCGAGAACTTAGATCCGATGGGGATTCACACCGGAGATTCGATCACGGTCGCACCCGCGCAAACTTTGACGGATAAAGAGTATCAGCGGTTAAGGGATGCTTCGATCAAAATCATTCGCGAAATCGGAGTAGAAACGGGCGGATCGAATATTCAATTTGCGGTGAATCCGGTTACTGGTGAAGTGGTTGTGATCGAAATGAATCCGCGTGTGTCTCGGAGTTCTGCACTGGCTTCTAAGGCAACTGGATTTCCGATCGCGAAAATGGCAGCCAAACTCGCAGTCGGTTACACGCTCGATGAAATTCCAAACGATATTACAAAGAAAACGCCTGCAAGTTTTGAACCGACGATCGATTATGTTGTCACCAAAATTCCTCGATTTGCCTTTGAGAAATTCCCTGGTTCGCAACCGTATCTCACTACTCAAATGAAATCGGTTGGGGAAGCCATGGCGATCGGGCGAACTTTCCAAGAATCGTTCCAAAAAGCACTACGATCGCTCGAAGTCGGACGAGCAGGTTGGGGTTGTGATAAACAAGAAGTCTTGCCGAGCTTAGAACAAATTCGCTCAGGATTGAGAACGCCGAACCCCGATCGTATTTTCACCGTTCGACATGCGATGCTGATGGGAATGCTTGTCGATGAGATTTTTGAACTGACCAATATTGATCCCTGGTTCCTCGATAAATTAGCGGATCTGCTTGAAACAGAGAAAGCACTGAAGCGATCGAGCCTCAAAGATTTGACGGTTGAGAAACTGTTGGACATTAAGAAAAAGGGATTTAGCGATCGACAAATTGCTTTCGCAACGAAGACGACTGAAGACGAAGTTCGCACTCATCGGAAGTCTCTGAACATCATTCCGGTCTACAAAACGGTTGATACTTGTGCAGCAGAATTCGAGGCATTCACCCCTTATTACTATTCGACTTACGAAGAAGAAAATGAAGTGCTGCCATCCGATAAGCGCAAAGTGATGATTCTGGGTGGGGGACCGAATCGAATCGGACAAGGAATCGAATTCGACTATTGTTGCTGTCATGCGTCGTTTGCACTGCGGGAAGATGGCTTTGAAACGATTATGGTGAACTCGAATCCTGAAACCGTTTCGACCGATTACGACACCAGCGATCGACTTTATTTTGAGCCGCTCACCAAAGAGGATGTGCTCAACATTATCGAGGCGGAACAGCCCGAAGGTGTGATCATTCAATTCGGAGGACAAACGCCGCTGAAATTGGCAGTTCCATTAGATGAATTTCTAAAACTAGGAACGGTATCAACAAAGATTTGGGGAACTTCACCAGACTCGATCGATACTGCCGAAGATCGCGAACGGTTTGAAAAGATCCTGCGCGAGTTGGACATTCAACAGCCTGCGAACGGGATCGCCCGCGATTATTCTGACGCGAAAAAGGTTGCCCGTGAAATCGGCTATCCAGTCGTAGTTCGTCCCAGTTACGTTTTGGGTGGACGGGCAATGGAAATCGTTTACTCAGATCGAGAACTCGAACGCTATATGACTTATGCCGTTCAAGTTGAGCCGGATCATCCAATTTTGGTCGATCGATTTCTCGAAAACGCGATCGAAGTCGATGTCGATGCGATCGCGGATCACACAGGAGCCGTCGTAATCGGCGGAATCATGGAACACATCGAACAAGCGGGAATCCACTCTGGAGATTCAGCTTGCTCGATTCCGACTGTGACTTTGAGTCAGGAAATTGTCGATCGCATTCGCACTTGGACCATCCAACTCGCGAAAGCCCTAAAAGTCGTCGGTCTGATGAATATTCAATTTGCGGTTCAAGGCGATCAGGTTTACATTATCGAAGCCAATCCACGCGCCTCCCGAACGGTTCCATTTGTCTCCAAAGCGATCGGGGTTCCATTGGCGAAAATGGCATCTCGAATCATGTCGGGTAAAACTTTAGCAGATCTCCAATTCACCGAAGAAGTGATCCCACCGCATATTTCTGTGAAAGAAGCCGTTCTGCCGTTTGACAAATTCCCAGGAACCGACACGATTTTGGGTCCTGAAATGCGATCGACCGGAGAAGTGATGGGGATCGATTCTGATTTCGGAAAGTCTTATGCAAAAGCGGAATTGGCAGCGAGTCAGCGTCTCCCGCGTCAAGGAACCGTTTTTGTATCGATGAACGATCGAGAAAAAGCCGCAGTCGTTCCTGCCGTGAAAGAATTGATGGAGCTTGGGTTCAAAGTGGTCGCGACTTCTGGAACTCGCAAAGCGCTAAAAGAACACGGTCTCGATGTCGAACTGGTTCTGAAACTGCATGAAGGAAGACCGCATGTGCTGGATTCGATTAAAAACGAGCAGATTCAGCTCATTATCAATACGCCTGCTGGACAGGAAGCGCACGAAGACGATCGCTTGATTCGCCGAACTGCGTTAACGTATAAGATTCCGATGATTACGACGATCGCAGGTGCAAAAGCCACCGCAGCGGCAATTCGATCGTTGCAGGCTGAGAAATTGACCGTGACCTCACTGCAAGAATATCTCGCTCGCTAA